ATAGCTGTCGATCCACAGGTTCCGTTGCCCGGACTGGTAGCGCTTGGCCGGCAGCCGTTCCGCGCTTCCTGAGGTCCAGACCCGGCGCATTGCGAGCAACAGGCCGACTTTTTCAGCATCCGGGATCAGTTCGCTTAACCTGTTGCCGATGACCTCCGTCAACTGTTTGCGAAAAACGCTGACGCCAGAGCGATTCAGGTTACGAACGATGAATTCGGCACCGCTGTCCAGGGCGTCACAGACGACCACTGCATTGCCCATGTTATTAAACAATTCCCGGTAGAGGGCCTCCTGCTGCAAGGCGTGCTGTTCAGCCTGCTTGAGTTTCTGGGTTTTTTCCGCAACCAGCAACTGCAGTTTGACCCGGTAGCTTTTCAGTTCCAGGTGCAACTTGATCCGTTGCAGCAAAATTGCCGGCTGGAACGGCTTGCCGATATAATCGGCCGCGCCGAGTTGCAGGCCCAGGGCCTCGTCCTCTTCCTTATCCAGGGCGGACAGGAAGATGAACGGTACCCCGTTGAGTTCTTCCCGGGTTTTGAAGTGTTGACAGAGTTCATAGCCGTCCATGCCCGGCATGAGGATATCGAGCAGGATCAGATCCGGAATAAAGCCTTTATCAATCAGCGCCAGGGCTGATTTCCCGTCGCTGGCCACGCGCAGATCATAGTCGGCGCCAAGCAGGCCGAGCAGTGCTTCAAGGTTAACCGGGTTGTCATCGACCGCCAGAATCTGACTTTTCAAGGTATCTTCCATAACGCCCGCAGAACCTCACTGAGGTTTGTGCTGTTTCTGTTCCCCATGTTTATCATCCGGCCAGCTGTGGAAAAGAGTATTGATCATATCTGTCGCGGCAGAATATTGGAAGGTTTCTAATTGCCGTTGCAGTTCCTGGAGCTGTTCCACGTAGCAGGGGGGCCAGCTTTTCTGCTGCAACTGGCCGAGGCATTCCTTCACCTGTCGCGCTTGATGGTTAAGGGCCAGTGCTTTTATCTGCGTCAGCAGGGCGTGCAGTTCAGCGGAGGTTCCGGCCGGTAATGAGCTCGCCGACGGAGTTGCTGCCAACGTGGGGAGTTGATCGATCCGGGTACAGAGCTCCCGGTGCTCCTGCAACAGCGCTTCCAGTCCAGCCGGTTTTGCTGACGTGCTCAGCTGCTTCTCGAACTGGCGGGATAAATCATACAGCCTGGTTGCCCCCAGTGTTCCGGCAACTCCTTTCAGATTGTGAATTCTCCGCCTGGCATCGCTCAATTCGCCGGCCTGCAGCTCCTGGCGCAGCGCGGGTTCAAAGCTGTCGAAATGTTCGCGATAACTATGCAGCATGCGCAGGTAGACCGACAGTTTTCCGCCGGCCCTGTTCAGTCCGGTTGTGATGGCGAGGTGATCTGCCAGTAGCTCCAGCGGGGGATAGGTGGGAGGCGCTGGGTCCGTTGTGACGGATTCGGGCAGGTTGATCCATTTGCCCAGCTCCCGGCGCAAGGTTTCTATTGCAAAGGGTTTGACCAGATAGCCGTCGGCACCGGCGTGAAAACTGTTGCTCCAGCTGCTGTCGGCATTGGCGGACATGGCGACAATGGGCAGCGCTGCCGGTTTGAGTTTGCGGATACGGCTGATCGCCTCAATTCCGCCCATGACCGGCATGAGAATATCGGTCAGCAGCAGGTCGAAATCCTCCTGCTCGGCCCGGGTGACTGCTTCGGCACCATTTCTGGCTTCAACGACCGTACAGCCGAGTTTTTCCAGCAGCGTTCTGGCCATAAGCCGGCCGATGTCATTGTCTTCGACCAGCAGGACGCGGGGCTGCGGCCGGAGCTGCCCACCTGCTGCTCGTTCAGCTTTGGCGATGATTTGATAGAGGGTCGAGCCGAGGACCGCGCTGTTCATCGTATCGCTGACCGGAACCGCGTAGGCGTTGGCGATACCCAGGTTCGAAAAGCGTTCAATGTCGAGCTGGTGGTGGAAGAAGATAACCCTGAAACGGTCTGCCTGCTGTGCCTGCAGGAGTGTTTCCTGGAGGAAGTCGGAGAGATCTTGGGCGTTGCTGTTGATGAGCAGCCAGGAATAAGTCAGTGAAATTCTTCGACCGGCAGCCAGCATCATGCTTGCGGTTTGGAGCGATTTACAGGAGTGGACCTCAAAGCCGCAGGCTTCAAGGTTTTGTTTGAGCAGTTCGGATTGTTGCGGGTTGTGGAAAATAAGCAGTATTTTTT
This genomic window from Pelobacter seleniigenes DSM 18267 contains:
- a CDS encoding response regulator, whose translation is MANLPGQEKKILLIFHNPQQSELLKQNLEACGFEVHSCKSLQTASMMLAAGRRISLTYSWLLINSNAQDLSDFLQETLLQAQQADRFRVIFFHHQLDIERFSNLGIANAYAVPVSDTMNSAVLGSTLYQIIAKAERAAGGQLRPQPRVLLVEDNDIGRLMARTLLEKLGCTVVEARNGAEAVTRAEQEDFDLLLTDILMPVMGGIEAISRIRKLKPAALPIVAMSANADSSWSNSFHAGADGYLVKPFAIETLRRELGKWINLPESVTTDPAPPTYPPLELLADHLAITTGLNRAGGKLSVYLRMLHSYREHFDSFEPALRQELQAGELSDARRRIHNLKGVAGTLGATRLYDLSRQFEKQLSTSAKPAGLEALLQEHRELCTRIDQLPTLAATPSASSLPAGTSAELHALLTQIKALALNHQARQVKECLGQLQQKSWPPCYVEQLQELQRQLETFQYSAATDMINTLFHSWPDDKHGEQKQHKPQ